The Opisthocomus hoazin isolate bOpiHoa1 chromosome 32, bOpiHoa1.hap1, whole genome shotgun sequence genome includes a window with the following:
- the MIP gene encoding lens fiber major intrinsic protein — translation MRELRSSSFWRAVLAEFLGSLLYALLGLGASLRFAPGPPSILGAALAFGLAQATLVQVLGHVSGGHVNPAVTLAFLLASQLSVARALGYLLAQLLGALAGAGVLYGVTPAPVRGTLGLNALHPGVGPGQATVLELLLTAQFVLCVLASFDDRHDGRPGSAALPVGLSLALGHIFGIHYTGAGMNPARSFAPAVITRNFTNHWVFWAGPLLGAALGAVLYEFALCPRARSLAERLAALRGEPPAAEPPAPPAAPLELQPQGL, via the exons ATGCGGGAGCTGCGCTCGTCCTCCTTCTGGAGGGCCGTCCTGGCCGagttcctgggcagcctgctctacgcgctgctggggctgggggcctcGCTGCGCTTcgccccgggcccccccagcATCCTGGGGGCCGCCCTGGCCTTCGGGCTGGCCCAGGCCACCCTGGTGCAGGTGCTGGGCCACGTCAGCGGGGGTCACGTCAACCCGGCCGTCACGCTGGCCTTCCTGCTGGCCTCGCAGCTCTCGGTGGCCCGCGCCCTGGGCTACCTGCTGGCCCAGCTGTTGGGCGCGCTGGCAGGGGCCGGCGTGCTTTACGGGGTGACGCCAGCGCCTGTCCGCGGCACCCTCGGCCTCAACGCG CTGCACCCCGGCGTGGGCCCGGGCCAGGCCACGGTGCTGGAGCTGCTCCTGACTGCCCAGTTCGTCCTCTGCGTCCTGGCCAGCTTCGACGACCGCCACGACGGGCGCCCGGGCTCGGCCGCGCTGCCCGTCGGCCTCTCCCTCGCCCTCGGCCACATCTTCGGG ATCCACTACACGGGTGCCGGCATGAACCCCGCTCGCTCCTTCGCCCCCGCTGTCATCACCCGCAACTTCACCAACCACTGG GTGTTCTGGGCGGGCCCGCTGCTGGGCGCGGCGCTGGGCGCGGTGCTGTACGAGTTCGCGCTGTGCCCGCGGGCGCGGAGCCTGGCGGAGCGGCTGGCGGCGCTGCggggggagccccccgccgccgagccccccgcgccgcccgccgccccactCGAGCTGCAGCCGCAGGGGCTCTAG